AGCTCGATTTCGCCGGGATGTTCCACGGCGTGGACGAGCGCGTCCCGGTGGATTCGCTCACGTTCGGCGTCCGGGTACTGGACCGCTTCATCGACGCCTGCTGAGGCCACGGCCGCATTCTCCCTGCTGGGCCCGCCCGCTCTGGTACTCCGGGGCGGGCGGGCCCGTTTTCCGGGTCGTTCCGTTCGTGGGCTCGAACGTTTCATGGGATGAGCGCATGGTCGCTCAGTCGTACGCACATATCACCGGTACGGGTGAATGCCATGCGCCACTCGTGCCCCATCCGGCCCAGTCTCGTTCACCCATATGCAGGCCGCCGAACGGGCTGCAACGTCTACAAAGGAGGACTTCATGCAGGTGAAGAAGATCGTCGCCGTTGTCGCGGCCACCGGTGGTCTGGTTCTGGCCGGCGCGGGTGTCGCCTCGGCGCACGGCGCTCAGGCCGAGGGCGCTGCCTGGGACTCCCCGGGCGTGCTGTCCGGCAACAACGTCCAGGTGCCGGTGCACATCCCGGTGAACGTCTGCGGCGACACCGTCAGCGTCATCGGGCTGCTCAACCCGGCCTTCGGCAACAACTGCCAGAACTTCTGACGGAATGTCCGGCGGAGCCCCGTGAGCGGCTTCCGTCGGATGTCCCGGGTATTTCCCGGATGATTCCGGGTCTCTGACGACATACGGTCCCGGGGGGCGATCAGAGCCCTCCGGGACCTCGCCTTTTCAGGGCGGAGTCTTTCCGGATCGGAATCGAACCTCACCCGGACGAATGAATCCGACTCCGGGAAGGACACGCCGGGAGCGGCCACTCGTTACGGAGAGTGGCATGTCAAACGCTTCGCAAGTAATGAAGACAATCTGAGGGCAGGGCAATTCATGCGACAATCTGCCACGCGTGGTCTCCTCACGGTCATGGCGACCGGGAGCGTACTCGCATCCACCGCCGGCTACGCCTATGCGGACGCCGGTGCGATCGGTGCCGCCAGTGACTCCCCGGGCGTGGCCTCGGGCAACACCGTGCAGGTCCCGGTCTCGGTGCCGATCAACGCCTGCGGGGACACCGTGAACGTGATCGGACTGCTCAACCCCGCCATGGGCAACTCCTGCGAGAACGGCTCGCACCACGGTGGGGCGAGCGGTGGCTCCGGCTACCACAGCGGCTCCGGTCACCAGGGCGGCTCCGGCTACCAGGGTGGTTCGGGCAGCCAGAGCGGTTCGGGCAGCCAGGGCAACTCGGGCGGTCAGAGCGGTTCGGGCAGCCAGGGCAACTCGGGCGGGCCGCACCACGGCGGCTCCGGAGCGGGCGGCAGTGCGGCCGCCGGCCAGGCCTCGGGCTCGCCGGGCGTGGGCTCGGGCAACAACGTCCAGACGCCGGTCTCGGTGCCGGTCAACGCCTGCGGCGACTCGGTGACCGTCATCGGCGGGCTCAACCCGGTCTTCGGGAACCACTGCGCCGTCCACGGCAGCCCCTGGACGCCCGGCGCGCCGGTTCCGCCGCCGCACTGCTCGTGTGCCCCGCCGTCGACCCCTCCGGTCACGCCGCCGACCCACCACAGCCCGCCGCCCCCGGTGGTCACCCCGCCGAAGGCCGCGCCCCCCGCGTCGGTGCTGCCGGTGACGGAGCACCCGGCCCCGCCGCAGACGGCCGTGCTGGCCTCCACCGGTGCGGACGGCGTCGACGTGCTGGCCCCGACCGCAGCCCTGCTGGTGCTCGGCGGCGGCGTCCTCTACCGGCGGTCGCGTACCTCCCGCCGCTGACCCGGCGGGAGCGGCAGCGCCGGAGTGGGACAGGGGCGGTGCGACCGGTTCGTCGCACCGCCCTTTGATGTCCGCCGGGTCGGCTGTCCGTTCAATCGGCCGACCGCTCAGTCGTAGAGGTGGTCGCTCAGCATGCTCCAGCCCCGCACCTGTCGGATGATCTTCCTGCGCAGTACGACCTTGCGCCGGCCGTCCGGGAAGAGCCGGAGCCGGTCCAGCTCCCAGTGCCCGTACTCGGCCTCTTCGGTCAGGAGTCGGCGCGCCTCGTTCCGCGAGACGTCGCGCGGCAGCAGCAGCGAACGGAACTCGTATTCGGGCTGTTGGACGATTTTGGACGGGACCAAGATGTTGCCTCCTGCAGAACGATCGTAGGCAAGCCTACGACTGACGGATCTGACAGGGGTTCAGCCCGATGCCGAACCTGGTCAGCACAGGTTGCCACGATCCCCCCGCCGGGCGACAGACCTCGGTCGGGTGACGTCGGCACACCCCCGCGAAAGCAGCCCCGGAGGCCCTGGCGCGAAACGGAGATCGGGTCCCAGTTCCACCCGAATCGGCCCGGAGGCGTTAACTTCTGTGCACTGCGGGCCCAAGTGCGGATAGCGTCTGCCTCATGTCTGATGTCGAGCAGCCCACCATCGCCGAGGTACGCAGCGCAGCGGAGGCAGTCAAGGCCGCAATCGACCGCCATCTGGCGGCCGTGGAGGCCCGTACGGGCGAGAACGACCCAGGGGTGCTCGACGCCTACGAGGCTCTCGCGCTGGCCGCCGACGCCTACGACTCGGCGCTCTACGACGTGTACGACGAGGTCACCCCGTTCGAGGTGCCGAACCGCAGTGACGTCTCCGGATTCCCCGACCCCGACGAGCCCGAGGCGATCAGCGTGCTGATCCGCCGCGACTACCAGATCACCGACCCGCTGCGGCTCCGGGCGTCCGCGCTGAGCGTGGACAGCGGGCCCGAGGCGGCGGCCGGGGTCAGCTCCGCCCTCGCCGCGCTCTTCGCCGAGTTCGAACCGGACGAGATCGCGGGCCGGGCCGAGGAGTTCGGCCTGGAGGAGGGCGACTCCACGCTCTGGGTCAGCGCCGCCAATCTGGCCGAGCCCGGCGAGTGGCTCGCCGAGCCCTTCGAGGACGCCGACCCGGAGCTGCTGATCTGCCGCTTCGACATCAGCGAGTTCTACGACGACGAGTTGGAGGCGCTGGACCCGGAGCTCTGAGGCCCGGAGCTCCGGGTTTCGCAGCTCCCGGGAATCGCGGCTCAGCCGTCGAGGTCGGCCCGCTGCTCGGCCAGGATGCCGCGCAGCCGGGTCGTCCTCGGCCTGGCCGGGACGGCGGCCACCGTCTCCGGCAGTGCCGGGCCGACCGCGTGGACCACGGACAGGTGCCGCTCCGCCCGGTTGAACGCCGCATAGACCCACTGCCGGGTCAGCTCCGGCGCCGCCTCCGGCGGGAGCAGCACCACCACGGCCGGCCAGCGCCGCCCGGCGGCCTGGTGAGCCGTCAACGCCCAGCCGTGCCGGAGCGACCCGGCCACCTGCTCGCGCGGTACCCGCAGCTCCTGGCCCTCGCAGTCCAGTACCAGGCCCTCGGGGCCGCCCGCGCGGACCGTGGCCGGCCGGGCAACGCCGGGAGCGGGGGAGTGCACCACCAGGTCGTCCTGGTCGTAGCCGCCGAAGGCGCCGGGACCGGGGTTGAGCCGCTGCTTGAGCGCGGCGTTCAGCGCCCGCGTCCCGGCCTGGCCGCCGTGCCCGGGGGTCAGCACCCGGACCTGCTCGGCGGGGATCCCCAGGGCGCGCGGGATCGAGTCGAAGACCAGCTGCAGCGCCCGGTGCGCGGTCTCGGCGGTGTCCCGGGCCGTGACGATCACGACCTCCTTGTCCGGGGCCTCCACCGGCAGCAGCTCGCCGATGCCCACGCCGGAGACCAGCTCGCCGATCGGGCCGAAGTCGGGCGTCCTGGACGCCACCGCCGGGCAGCTCTTGGCGGCCAGCAGGTCGGCGAAGACCCGTCCCGGACCGGCCGACCACAGCTCCGCCGGGTCGCCGCTGAGCACCAGCCGGGCGCCGTCGGCGATCGACTCGACCAGGGTGGCGGCGGTCTCCGCGTCCAGCGCGGGGGCGTCGCAGACCACCAGCAGGTCGAGGGCCAGGGTGCCGTCGGCGGACCGGCCGGGGCCCTCGGCGCCGGCCAGCAGCCCGGCGAGGGTCGCCGCGTGTTCGTCGGCGAGCCGGCGGCGGCCGTCCTCGGTCGAGGCGGTGATCCAGGCGCGCAGACCGAGCGCGCGCGCCGCGCGGACCAGCGCGACCGGTTCGGCGCGCGCGGCGACGCCGCCGGTGTGCAGCACCAGTCCGGAG
The Streptacidiphilus albus JL83 genome window above contains:
- a CDS encoding chaplin; amino-acid sequence: MQVKKIVAVVAATGGLVLAGAGVASAHGAQAEGAAWDSPGVLSGNNVQVPVHIPVNVCGDTVSVIGLLNPAFGNNCQNF
- a CDS encoding chaplin, encoding MATGSVLASTAGYAYADAGAIGAASDSPGVASGNTVQVPVSVPINACGDTVNVIGLLNPAMGNSCENGSHHGGASGGSGYHSGSGHQGGSGYQGGSGSQSGSGSQGNSGGQSGSGSQGNSGGPHHGGSGAGGSAAAGQASGSPGVGSGNNVQTPVSVPVNACGDSVTVIGGLNPVFGNHCAVHGSPWTPGAPVPPPHCSCAPPSTPPVTPPTHHSPPPPVVTPPKAAPPASVLPVTEHPAPPQTAVLASTGADGVDVLAPTAALLVLGGGVLYRRSRTSRR
- a CDS encoding DUF5703 family protein — translated: MVPSKIVQQPEYEFRSLLLPRDVSRNEARRLLTEEAEYGHWELDRLRLFPDGRRKVVLRRKIIRQVRGWSMLSDHLYD
- a CDS encoding helix-hairpin-helix domain-containing protein, producing MTPESAEPAATAPVATAEAATAETAAADLTAAAAAVPDPSAPGTPSGPDAAALAEAMRAVGPGESAPPAGDRTEALRATAEVLAAGGAPAQLVDAVVATLGEGAPKLLREDPWAILAVAGVRPEHADGFARGLLGAECTPGDERRAQALAVWLLEQAALRGHTAVELPELQAGLEKQGVPDAAAALAAILGEGQVMAFQEEEPPGPGSHRSDAEEDEEPPVRVLLALDRLALAEESLADGLVRLLSTFEGDPRPVATDPEAEAEAEAEAEVEAGTDEAGTDAEAELDTGLGTDADADAPAELDWAGAAEAAPSSSATALIRAVADSGLVLHTGGVAARAEPVALVRAARALGLRAWITASTEDGRRRLADEHAATLAGLLAGAEGPGRSADGTLALDLLVVCDAPALDAETAATLVESIADGARLVLSGDPAELWSAGPGRVFADLLAAKSCPAVASRTPDFGPIGELVSGVGIGELLPVEAPDKEVVIVTARDTAETAHRALQLVFDSIPRALGIPAEQVRVLTPGHGGQAGTRALNAALKQRLNPGPGAFGGYDQDDLVVHSPAPGVARPATVRAGGPEGLVLDCEGQELRVPREQVAGSLRHGWALTAHQAAGRRWPAVVVLLPPEAAPELTRQWVYAAFNRAERHLSVVHAVGPALPETVAAVPARPRTTRLRGILAEQRADLDG